The Candidatus Methylomirabilota bacterium genomic sequence GCGCGCGGCGCCTCTTCGGCCGCTCACTCCACATCCGAGAGGTGGATGCGGGCTCGTGCAACGGGTGCGAGTTGGAGATCGGGGCGCTGAATAATCCCTACTATGACTTGGAGCGGTTTGGAATGCACTTCGTCGCCTCACCGCGCCATGCGGATTGTCTGCTGGTCACCGGTCCGGTCACACGCAATATGGCCGATCCCCTCAAGCGCACCTATGACGCGATCCCTGATCCGAAGATCGTCGTCGCCGTCGGCGACTGCGCCAGGGATTGCGGGATCTTCGCGGGCGGCTATGGGGTGGTAGGACCCGTGTCGGCCGTTGTGCCGGTCGATGTGGTCGTCGGCGGCTGCCCGCCGCCCCCGCTGATGATCCTGGCCGGGATCCTGACGGCACTCGAGAGACGCGAGTAACCATATTAACAGTCTCATAATTGTTCGATATCCATTGAGAAAATCTCCCCTCACCCCTCTTTTCCAAAGAGGGGTAAATCCTCCCTTTGGCAAAGGGAGGTGAGGAGGGATGTTCGATAATGTAAAACTATTTATGCGACCGTTAATTTATTCGACCCAAGGATGGCTCGGTAAGTGACGATGGCGCTGAATGAGGCGGTGATGCTGAACCTGCTGCTCCTGACGCTCGGGGGCTTCGGCGCAGGCGCCGCGGGGGCGGTACTGGCGGCGCGCCGGCCGCGCGTCTCGCGGTTGGCGGCGCACGTGTGCGCGCTCATTGGCGCCGTGGCCGCCTTCGCGCTGGGCGCGGCAGGCTTGGCGGGCGGCGCGCTGGATGTCATGATCCCGGCGCTTATCCCCGTCGGCGGACTCTCCCTCGGAATGGATCGCCTCAGCGCGTTCTTTGTCCTGGTGATTGCGGTGGCGGCGGTCCCGTCCGCGGTCTATGCCATCGCCTACACCCGCACCTATGAGGGAAAAGCTTCGCTGGCGGGAATGGGTCTTGGATTCAACGCCTTCCTGGCCGGCATGGTGCTGGTCGCTTTGGCGCGCAACGTGCTGACATTTCTGGTCATGTGGGAAGCGATGTCGCTGGCGTCATATTTCCTCGTGATGACAGAGGCTGAGCATAGGGAAACACAGCACGCGGGCTGGATCTATCTGGTGATGACGCACGCAGGCTTCGCCTGCCTGCTGATCGGCTTTCTCTTGATGGCGCGCGCGACGGGCACGATGGATCTGAGCGGATGGCGGGCCGCATCGGCGGCATTGAGCGGTCCAATGCGCCATGCGGTGTTCATCCTGCTGGCGCTCGGCTTTGGGGCAAAGGCAGGCGTGGTTCCCTTGCACATCTGGCTTCCGAAAGCCCATCCGGCGGCGCCCAGTCACGTATCCGCCCTGATGTCGGGGGTGATGATCAAACTCGGCATCTACGGCCTTGTCCGAATCGGATTTGATTGGCTTGGGGTCGGCGCATCCTGGTGGGGCGGCGCAATACTGGTCGTCGCGGCGGTAAGCGCGGTGCTCGGCGTACTGTATGCGTTGGTCGAACAGGATCTCAAATGCCTGCTCGCCTATTCCAGCGTCGAGAATATCGGCATCATCCTACTCGGGGTGGGGGCCGGGATGCTGTTCCAGAGCTACCACCTCGACGCCCTGGCCTCACTGGCGCTGGTAGCGAGCCTGTACCATACATTGAATCACGCGACGTTCAAGCCCCTTCTCTTCATGGGTGCAGGCGCCGTTGTGCATGCAACCGGAACCCGCAATATGGAGGAGATGGGCGGGCTCATCAAGCGAATGCCGCAGACTGCCGCATATTTCCTCGTCGGATCGGTGGCGATTGCGGCGCTGCCGCCGTTCAACGGCTTTATCAGCGAATGGCTGATGTTTCAATCGCTTCTCCTCAGCTTCCAGATCTCCGCAACAGGAACCAATCTGCTCTTCGCGTTGTCGATCGCCGCGCTCGCGTTAACCAGCGGGCTCGCGGCCGCCTGTTTTGTAAAAGCCTTTGGTATTACCTTTTTGGCGCTCCCGCGCAGCACACAGGCCGACCAGGCGCGAGAGGCGCCGCGGA encodes the following:
- the hyfB gene encoding hydrogenase 4 subunit B translates to MTMALNEAVMLNLLLLTLGGFGAGAAGAVLAARRPRVSRLAAHVCALIGAVAAFALGAAGLAGGALDVMIPALIPVGGLSLGMDRLSAFFVLVIAVAAVPSAVYAIAYTRTYEGKASLAGMGLGFNAFLAGMVLVALARNVLTFLVMWEAMSLASYFLVMTEAEHRETQHAGWIYLVMTHAGFACLLIGFLLMARATGTMDLSGWRAASAALSGPMRHAVFILLALGFGAKAGVVPLHIWLPKAHPAAPSHVSALMSGVMIKLGIYGLVRIGFDWLGVGASWWGGAILVVAAVSAVLGVLYALVEQDLKCLLAYSSVENIGIILLGVGAGMLFQSYHLDALASLALVASLYHTLNHATFKPLLFMGAGAVVHATGTRNMEEMGGLIKRMPQTAAYFLVGSVAIAALPPFNGFISEWLMFQSLLLSFQISATGTNLLFALSIAALALTSGLAAACFVKAFGITFLALPRSTQADQAREAPRMMRGTMAISAVVCLALGVAPVGIVRLLNTTAADLTGAHADVRFNWNVIVANDAFAMVSPLWIAAALVLLLVLVPVVLRVIGANTRWRAYETWGCGRALQTSRFEYTATAFANPFKRVFGLLYRPVKELDIQFHPESRMFVETITYRNEARSIFEEALYGPLSRLVQRGAQRARIVQSGNVHLYLLYIFAALVVLLALAG
- the nuoB gene encoding NADH-quinone oxidoreductase subunit NuoB → MLTLVRKIWTTPVVTEPPVRTHDDRQIEAVARQVDERARRLFGRSLHIREVDAGSCNGCELEIGALNNPYYDLERFGMHFVASPRHADCLLVTGPVTRNMADPLKRTYDAIPDPKIVVAVGDCARDCGIFAGGYGVVGPVSAVVPVDVVVGGCPPPPLMILAGILTALERRE